In Prevotella sp. oral taxon 475, one DNA window encodes the following:
- the clpB gene encoding ATP-dependent chaperone ClpB produces MNFDKYTIKAQETVQEAVNIAQRAGQQSIEPVHLLKALLEKAADVTNYIFQKLGVNAMQVSTLVNSEVEHLPRVAGGNPYLSNEANNVLLKAEDVSKSLGDEFVSVEPLFLALLAVNSSAARILKDAGCTEKDARAAIEALRQGQQVKSQSGDENYQSLEKYAKNLVEDARNGKLDPVIGRDDEIRRVLQILSRRTKNNPILIGEPGTGKTAIVEGLAERIVRGDVPENLKDKQLYSLDMGALVAGAKYKGEFEERLKSVIKEVTNADGQIILFIDEIHTLVGAGGGEGAMDAANILKPALARGELRAIGATTLNEYQKYFEKDKALERRFQTVMVNEPDELSAISILRGIKERYENHHKVRIQDDACIAAVQLSERYISDRFLPDKAIDLMDEAAAKLRMERDSVPEELDEITRRLKQLEIEREAIKRENDEPKMAQLDKDIAELREQEKAFRAKWESERALVNKIQQNKLEIERLNHEADRAEREGNYERVAEIRYGKLKELDSDIEHIKQQLQATQGGEGMVREEVTADDIAEVVSRWTGIPVTRMLQSEREKLLHLEEELHRRVIAQDEAIAAVSDAVRRSRAGLQDPKRPIASFIFLGTTGVGKTELAKALAEYLFNDESMMTRIDMSEYQEKFSVSRLIGAPPGYVGYDEGGQLTEAVRRKPYSVVLFDEIEKAHPDVFNILLQVLDDGRLTDNKGRTVNFKNTIIIITSNLGSQYIQQQCVHLSDANRDEVLAETRQKVMDMLKQTIRPEFLNRIDETIMFLPLTKQEIAEVVRLQMNGVRRMLEGQGFHIEVSERAIEVLADLGYDPEFGARPVKRAIQRYVLNDLSKKILAEEVSRDKPILIDATDGGQLSFRSKE; encoded by the coding sequence ATGAACTTCGACAAGTATACAATCAAAGCGCAAGAAACGGTCCAAGAGGCCGTGAACATTGCGCAACGGGCAGGCCAACAGAGCATCGAACCGGTGCACCTGCTCAAGGCCTTGCTTGAAAAGGCTGCCGATGTAACCAACTACATCTTCCAAAAGCTTGGCGTTAACGCCATGCAGGTAAGCACGTTGGTTAATTCGGAAGTAGAACATCTCCCGCGTGTAGCGGGCGGAAACCCCTACCTAAGTAACGAAGCCAACAACGTTTTGTTGAAGGCCGAAGACGTATCGAAGAGCCTTGGCGACGAGTTTGTCTCGGTTGAGCCGCTCTTCCTCGCTTTACTGGCCGTTAATTCGTCGGCCGCTCGCATACTGAAAGATGCGGGATGCACCGAAAAAGATGCGCGCGCTGCCATCGAGGCCCTACGGCAAGGGCAACAGGTGAAGTCGCAATCGGGCGACGAGAACTACCAATCGTTGGAGAAATACGCCAAGAACTTGGTGGAAGACGCTCGTAACGGCAAGTTAGACCCTGTTATCGGGCGCGACGACGAGATACGTCGCGTGTTGCAAATTCTTTCGCGCCGCACCAAGAACAACCCCATATTGATAGGCGAACCGGGCACGGGTAAGACCGCCATTGTTGAAGGTTTGGCTGAACGCATCGTGCGTGGCGACGTGCCGGAGAACCTGAAAGACAAGCAACTGTATTCGCTAGACATGGGCGCACTGGTTGCAGGGGCCAAGTATAAGGGCGAATTTGAAGAGCGACTGAAAAGTGTTATCAAGGAAGTGACCAACGCCGATGGGCAGATCATCCTCTTTATCGACGAAATTCACACGCTCGTTGGAGCTGGCGGAGGCGAAGGGGCGATGGATGCCGCCAACATTTTGAAACCCGCGTTGGCTCGTGGAGAACTCAGGGCCATAGGTGCCACCACGCTCAACGAGTATCAAAAGTACTTCGAAAAAGACAAAGCGCTGGAACGCCGCTTTCAAACCGTCATGGTAAACGAACCCGATGAGCTTAGCGCCATTTCTATTTTGCGCGGTATTAAGGAGCGTTACGAAAACCATCACAAGGTGCGTATACAGGACGACGCTTGTATTGCCGCCGTACAACTGTCTGAACGCTACATCTCCGACCGCTTTCTGCCCGACAAAGCCATCGACCTGATGGACGAGGCGGCAGCAAAACTGCGAATGGAACGCGACTCGGTGCCCGAAGAACTGGACGAAATAACCCGTCGCCTTAAACAGTTGGAGATTGAACGAGAGGCCATTAAGCGCGAAAACGATGAGCCCAAGATGGCGCAATTGGATAAGGATATAGCCGAATTGCGCGAACAAGAGAAGGCATTCAGGGCCAAATGGGAGAGCGAAAGGGCGCTGGTCAACAAGATTCAGCAAAACAAGCTGGAGATTGAACGCTTGAACCACGAGGCCGATAGGGCCGAACGCGAGGGCAATTACGAACGTGTGGCCGAAATTAGGTATGGCAAGCTGAAAGAGCTGGACAGCGACATCGAGCACATTAAGCAGCAACTGCAAGCCACGCAAGGCGGAGAAGGCATGGTGCGCGAGGAGGTGACGGCCGACGACATTGCCGAAGTGGTGAGCCGTTGGACGGGCATCCCCGTAACGCGGATGCTGCAAAGCGAGCGCGAAAAGCTGTTGCACCTCGAAGAAGAGCTGCATCGCCGCGTGATCGCACAAGACGAAGCCATCGCCGCAGTTAGCGATGCCGTGCGCAGAAGTCGTGCCGGTCTGCAAGACCCCAAACGTCCTATCGCCTCATTTATCTTCCTCGGCACAACGGGTGTTGGTAAAACGGAGTTGGCGAAGGCCTTGGCCGAATACCTCTTTAACGACGAATCGATGATGACACGCATCGACATGAGCGAGTATCAAGAAAAGTTCAGCGTGTCTAGGCTCATCGGTGCACCTCCGGGATATGTGGGTTACGACGAGGGCGGACAGTTGACCGAGGCCGTCAGACGTAAGCCTTACAGCGTGGTTCTTTTCGACGAGATTGAGAAAGCGCACCCCGACGTGTTCAACATCCTGCTACAAGTGCTCGACGACGGCCGCCTAACCGACAACAAGGGACGTACGGTGAACTTCAAAAACACCATCATCATCATAACGTCTAACCTTGGTTCGCAGTACATCCAGCAACAGTGCGTCCACCTCAGCGATGCCAATCGCGATGAGGTTTTAGCCGAAACGCGCCAAAAGGTAATGGACATGCTCAAACAAACCATACGTCCAGAGTTCCTCAATCGTATCGACGAAACCATCATGTTCCTGCCGCTCACCAAGCAAGAGATTGCCGAAGTGGTTCGCTTGCAGATGAACGGTGTGCGTAGAATGCTCGAGGGGCAGGGGTTCCACATCGAGGTGAGCGAGCGCGCCATTGAGGTGTTGGCCGACCTGGGTTACGATCCCGAGTTTGGTGCACGTCCCGTTAAGCGCG